In Candidatus Poribacteria bacterium, a single window of DNA contains:
- the dprA gene encoding DNA-processing protein DprA: MLSNETISLIHFNLIQGVGLKTVQVLRDVFGSAARALRATPNELAKVDGLSPAMRELLIHKPVLYPIERELELINEYGCQILTLYDDAYPLPLKEIDTPPLVLYVRGELTPEDSLSVSLVGSRNAKDYGRKVSYRLSYQLAQRGLTVVSGFAKGIDTSAHRGALEAGGRTVAVMGNGLSFIYPAANRALVEKIEAAGALISEFPIGVKPKPRNFPRRNRIISGLTLGTVVVEASNRSGALITARLAGEQGREVFAVPGEIFSELSTGTHRLINDGAKLINTVDDLLNELPQYALNQIQSASPTSSVPDIETESSQEPSVERRVRKSVVSPPPADVQPPVQSTPPPDLTPDEKTVFEAIELPSSHIDTIVRTTQLPIGQVSSVLLMLELKGVVQQLPGKQFAKSN, from the coding sequence ATGCTTTCTAACGAAACAATCAGTCTAATTCATTTTAACCTGATTCAAGGTGTTGGACTAAAAACCGTTCAAGTCTTGCGCGATGTTTTTGGCAGTGCAGCGCGCGCACTGCGAGCGACACCGAATGAACTTGCAAAAGTAGATGGACTTTCGCCCGCGATGCGTGAACTGTTGATTCACAAACCTGTCCTCTATCCCATAGAACGTGAATTGGAATTGATAAATGAGTATGGGTGTCAGATTCTAACACTTTATGATGACGCATACCCACTGCCCTTGAAGGAAATTGACACACCACCGCTTGTGTTGTATGTCAGAGGTGAATTGACTCCCGAAGACTCGTTGAGCGTTTCGCTCGTTGGCTCTCGGAATGCGAAGGATTACGGGCGAAAAGTGAGTTATCGACTCAGTTATCAGCTTGCACAACGCGGATTGACGGTTGTTAGTGGGTTCGCGAAGGGTATTGATACCTCGGCGCATCGTGGCGCACTTGAAGCAGGTGGTAGAACAGTCGCCGTGATGGGAAACGGGTTGAGTTTTATCTATCCTGCGGCGAATCGTGCGCTTGTTGAGAAAATTGAGGCAGCCGGTGCGTTGATTTCCGAATTCCCGATTGGCGTTAAACCGAAACCGCGGAACTTCCCACGCCGTAACCGTATTATTAGCGGATTGACGCTTGGAACCGTTGTCGTGGAAGCGTCAAATCGGAGTGGCGCGCTCATTACTGCTCGCCTTGCTGGTGAGCAAGGTCGGGAAGTTTTTGCTGTGCCCGGAGAGATTTTCTCTGAACTTTCAACGGGCACCCATAGGTTGATTAACGATGGTGCAAAACTTATCAACACCGTGGACGACCTCCTCAATGAACTTCCACAGTATGCTTTAAATCAGATTCAATCCGCAAGCCCCACATCGTCAGTGCCAGATATAGAAACTGAATCTTCCCAAGAACCGTCTGTTGAGAGGAGAGTTAGGAAATCTGTCGTTTCGCCACCTCCAGCCGATGTCCAACCACCTGTCCAGAGCACACCTCCACCAGATTTAACACCGGATGAAAAGACAGTTTTCGAGGCAATCGAACTCCCTTCATCGCATATTGATACAATCGTTCGGACGACACAACTGCCGATTGGTCAGGTTTCAAGTGTGCTTTTGATGCTTGAACTCAAAGGTGTCGTTCAACAATTGCCGGGAAAGCAATTTGCTAAGTCTAATTAA
- the cysS gene encoding cysteine--tRNA ligase — MGIRIYNSLSRQLEDFVPLNPDQVSLYCCGPTVYDYIHIGNARTFLVTDIIRRYLEYRGHTVKLVQNLTDIDDKIINRAAEIGINSTQLAQEYGDAFLEDSRRLGTEADVHPKATEHIPEMIALIETLLEKDLAYVVEGSVYYRVNRFPEYGKLSHRKPEDLLAGARVEIDERKEDPRDFDMWKAVKPGEPSWDSPWGRGRPGWHIECSAMAMKHLGETLDIHVAGEDLQFPHNENEIAQSEMATGCTFARYWVHVAFLQIDGTRMGKSEQNFILLRDALDNYPTEVIRHFLISAHYRHPLDYNRESLRKSEGAFRRLRNCLEALKKYDTQFEKEEAGTSSLQGAVQAMKSQFTTAMDADFNTAQALGAIFTLVGEANKSLSAANETPPFVFAEAYRALTEVCQVLGVYNTEVRTDGDNVEQRDHLINLLLEIRQDARSRKDWDTSDKIRDRLKQLNIEIQDTRDGATWKIVS; from the coding sequence ATGGGTATAAGAATCTATAACTCGCTCAGCCGACAGTTGGAAGACTTTGTCCCACTCAATCCCGACCAAGTATCGCTTTACTGTTGCGGTCCGACGGTTTACGATTACATCCACATAGGCAATGCCCGCACCTTTTTGGTGACGGATATTATCCGACGCTACTTGGAATATCGTGGACACACTGTTAAACTTGTTCAGAACCTAACAGATATTGATGACAAAATCATCAACCGTGCAGCAGAAATCGGCATCAACTCTACTCAGCTTGCCCAAGAATATGGCGATGCATTCCTTGAGGATTCAAGAAGGTTAGGTACTGAAGCCGATGTGCATCCGAAAGCGACAGAACACATCCCGGAGATGATTGCCTTAATTGAGACCTTGCTTGAGAAGGATTTAGCTTATGTTGTTGAGGGTAGCGTCTATTATCGAGTGAATCGTTTCCCTGAATATGGGAAGCTTTCACATCGGAAGCCAGAAGATTTGCTGGCAGGGGCACGGGTTGAGATTGATGAACGGAAAGAGGATCCGCGCGATTTTGACATGTGGAAAGCCGTGAAACCCGGGGAGCCTTCTTGGGATAGCCCTTGGGGCAGGGGGAGACCGGGATGGCATATTGAATGTTCTGCAATGGCAATGAAGCACCTTGGTGAAACCCTTGATATTCATGTAGCAGGGGAAGATTTGCAATTTCCACACAATGAAAATGAGATCGCGCAAAGCGAAATGGCGACTGGATGCACTTTCGCGCGTTATTGGGTACACGTCGCTTTTTTACAAATTGATGGCACACGGATGGGTAAATCCGAGCAGAACTTTATTCTTTTGCGAGATGCGCTTGACAACTACCCGACTGAGGTGATTCGACACTTTCTGATTTCGGCGCATTATCGGCACCCCCTTGATTATAATCGCGAGAGTTTGAGGAAATCCGAAGGTGCCTTTAGGCGTTTGCGCAATTGTTTGGAGGCCCTGAAAAAGTATGATACGCAGTTTGAGAAAGAAGAAGCAGGGACTTCATCCCTTCAAGGCGCGGTACAAGCAATGAAATCGCAATTTACCACCGCGATGGATGCAGATTTCAACACGGCGCAGGCGCTTGGTGCTATTTTCACCTTGGTCGGCGAAGCAAATAAATCGCTCAGTGCTGCTAATGAGACCCCTCCATTCGTCTTTGCAGAAGCCTATCGTGCGTTGACTGAGGTCTGCCAAGTACTCGGTGTTTATAATACGGAAGTCCGGACAGATGGCGACAACGTAGAGCAACGCGACCATCTCATTAACCTCCTGTTGGAGATACGACAGGATGCCCGAAGCCGCAAAGATTGGGATACGTCGGATAAAATTCGGGATCGGCTTAAACAACTCAACATTGAGATACAAGATACCCGCGACGGTGCGACTTGGAAGATTGTATCCTAA
- the ispF gene encoding 2-C-methyl-D-erythritol 2,4-cyclodiphosphate synthase, with product MRVGIGYDIHRLVSNRKLILGGVEISYHLGLLGHSDADVLTHAIIDAILGAAALGDIGTHFPDTDARYEGVDSLVLLRETVEKVRRQNYQIENIDSTIIAQRPKLAPYILEIRELLAHVLDIAVGRVSVKATTAEELGVIGEGKAIAAHAVACLSRVVGVF from the coding sequence CCATCGGCTGGTCTCAAATCGAAAATTGATTTTAGGCGGCGTTGAGATTTCATATCATTTAGGTCTGTTGGGGCATTCAGATGCGGATGTCTTGACGCATGCAATCATAGACGCGATTTTGGGGGCCGCCGCACTCGGTGATATCGGGACACATTTTCCTGATACCGATGCTCGTTATGAGGGTGTGGACAGCCTCGTTCTCCTGCGGGAGACTGTAGAAAAGGTGAGACGACAAAACTATCAAATCGAAAATATAGATAGTACGATTATCGCGCAACGCCCGAAATTAGCACCTTATATTTTGGAGATACGGGAATTGCTTGCCCATGTCCTTGACATCGCTGTTGGACGAGTAAGCGTTAAAGCAACGACTGCCGAAGAATTAGGCGTTATTGGGGAAGGTAAAGCGATCGCTGCTCACGCTGTTGCCTGTCTTTCTCGGGTTGTAGGTGTTTTCTGA